A single Cyclopterus lumpus isolate fCycLum1 chromosome 15, fCycLum1.pri, whole genome shotgun sequence DNA region contains:
- the LOC117743958 gene encoding zinc finger CCCH domain-containing protein 6 isoform X3, protein MASVSLVSSPPAPVLDKNMTDSELAGDEREDGELEDGEIDDEGIGIEEENKEAAAGKDTEKGKEKGKEKEEKTHRHSRKRYKKTREKRRSKRRRRDRQKHHSPSSSSSSDSYDSDYDRPERTKNRKSQGSDGQSSQHGRDSKGGHGNSQKSPQHKSSDFDKYSDYSDDKYDYNEEEEDYEDDMSEYPQSKESASQSRGRGRYAKDQMKRGSMRGMKQQQFGQRGRGRGSGPGRGRGMLYKNKKLKGKPWGGRGRGRGGDQGMEDMMPEGKNSSGFQKKRPIMSKEFINQHTVEHNGRYICKYFLEGRCIKGEQCKFEHELVIPDKKKELCKFYLQGYCSKGDNCIYMHNEYPCKFFHTGAKCYQGDNCKFSHEALNDVTKELLDKIINTEEENAREDELELEDLRKQGIAPLPKPPPGVGLLPTPGQSSPTDSQAGKKIPSLFEITVQPTVDLAQKIGLSGTNFSQNQGEGTDQFSGGSEDAQSGSMAPSGPSALPVPPPGSPVPMGHSTGPSMPQSPPGLHPPHRFPMPPPIPPGPPPPFHGNRPNLNPQNNMQMPPFPPIPDLQMLQSLFPFPSLGQNPVEFFGNFLRNQAMGPQGGQFDPGLAFMQNLQQQMGAESQLQSLPPAVQKAILLHLTQQQQESHPQGNEPQRAEGQEDNNANRDETTNWYSSDEEDGSCVSSILKSLKKQSAMQQSQSKPPQTAPVPALGDPRLVKERAPPSDPRVKTDPRQRPPDMKKESDGVADPRFSRDPRKVRPMEHSSYRQPSRAVPQKLPKGDEDDEGERELRDKAVLIPLDASADVGLRDPRCQLKQFSHIRVDILLQRPAFAQTVVWGPEDLLPSLVPKQEHSINLPLPPLVADAQMNRTSLPDHPPPVSSPPSIDPRLVAARLKERMSRLPSGSLESRSNTERPVDPRQHKTLDPRLKRTGSLDSKLLCQKVPFSVGGVVDPRLQKASVSSSPHAVQVKPEPERLPPYAPRLASSGGGLESPTTILGGISLYDPRNQTEQVQKEQAEPPRKILKLKLLAKKDNTPPLSPTQRSCSYDEAKSTDVASDKPPPSSSPTVPPASPVKPPAVHNLPIQALAGLIRPQYTDPRQAKPGGQVSTGAQEEAEGNKQEEKEEQKKEEAMEGEPKREDPQDEADDRTLKDVFKTFDPTASPFCQ, encoded by the exons AGAGGATGGCGAACTGGAAGATGGAGAAATAGATGATGAAGGCATTGGAATcgaagaggaaaacaaagaggCTGCAGCGGGGAAAGACACAGAGAAGggaaaggagaaaggaaaagagaaagaagagaagactCACAGGCACTCCAGGAAAAGATACAAAAAGACTcgagagaagaggaggtccAAAAGGAGGCGGCGCGACAGACAGAAA cACCACTCCccctccagcagctccagctcgGACAGTTATGACTCTGACTATGACCGACCAGAAAGAACCAAAAACCGCAAGAGCCAGGGATCTGATGGCCAGTCCTCTCAG CATGGACGGGATTCAAAGGGCGGCCATGGCAACTCACAGAAGTCCCCGCAGCACAAGAGCAGTGATTTTGACAAATACAGCGATTACAGTGATGACAAGTATGACTataatgaagaggaggaggattacGAAGATGACATGTCCGAGTATCCGCAGTCAAAAGAGTCCGCTTCCCAGAGTCGTGGAAGAGGACGCTATGCCAAAGAccagatgaagagaggaagcaTGAGGGGGATGAAACAACAGCAGT TtgggcagagaggaagaggcagagggagcGGCCCAGGAAGAGGGCGTGGGATGCTCTACAAGAACAAGAAGCTGAAGGGCAAACCGTGGGGAGGACGTGGACGAGGTCGAGGAGGAGACCAGGGCATGGAAGACATGATGCCA GAAGGAAAAAATTCCTCCGGATTTCAGAAGAAACGGCCAATTATGAGCAAGGAGTTTATCAATCAGCACACAGTTGAACACAACGGTCGATACATCTGCAAGTATTTCCTGGAGGGCAGATGTATCAAG GGGGAACAGTGCAAGTTTGAACATGAGCTCGTCATACCAGATAAGAAAAAGGAACTTTGTAAGTTTTACCTGCAAGGATACTGCAGCAAAGGAGATAATTGCATTTATATGCACA ATGAATACCCGTGCAAGTTCTTTCATACTGGAGCCAAATGTTATCAAGGGGACAACTGCAAATTTTCCCACGAGGCTTTGAACGATGTGACTAAAGAGTTGCTTGATAAG ATAATTAACACTGAGGAGGAGAACGCCCGTGAGGACGAGTTGGAGCTGGAGGATCTGAGAAAGCAGGGTATCGCCCCACTTCCGAAGCCTCCACCCGGGGTGGGGTTGCTGCCCACTCCCGGTCAGAGCAGTCCTACAGACAGCCAAGCGGGGAAGAAGATCCCCTCCCTGTTTGAAATCACGGTTCAACCTACTGTTGACTTGGCACAAAAAATTGGTTTGAG TGGAACCAACTTCTCCCAGAATCAGGGTGAAGGCACCGATCAGTTTAGCGGCGGCTCAGAGGATGCGCAGAGTGGAAGTATGGCGCCTTCAGGCccctctgcacttcctgttcctccacCTGGATCTCCTGTTCCCATGGGTCACTCCACTGGACCTTCCATGCCACAGAGCCCCCCCGGGCTGCACCCACCACACAGATTTCCAATGCCGCCACCAATCCCCCCGGGTCCACCCCCACCCTTCCATGGAAACCGACCCAATCTCAATCCTCAGAACAATATGCAGATGCCTCCGTTCCCTCCTATACCAGATCTACAGATGCTGCAGAGTCTCTTCCCTTTTCCGTCGTTGGGTCAAAACCCAGTAGAGTTCTTCGGCAACTTCCTCCGAAACCAGGCCATGGGTCCACAAGGAGGTCAAT TCGACCCTGGTCTGGCCTTCATGCAGAACCTCCAGCAGCAGATGGGTGCGGAGTCGCAGTTGCAATCCTTACCACCAGCTGTACAGAAGGCCATTTTATTACACCTGacgcagcagcaacaggagTCACATCCACAGGGAAATGAGCCACAGAGAGCAGAGGGCCAGGAGGATAACAATGCAAACAGAG ACGAAACTACAAACTGGTACTCAAGTGATGAGGAGGATGGGAGTTGTGTTTCCTCCATCCTTAAATCTCTTAAGAAGCAGAGTGCGATGCAGCAGTCTCAGTCAAAGCCCCCCCAGACTGCCCCAGTTCCAGCACTGGGTGATCCTCGGCTTGTGAAGGAGAGGGCCCCACCCAGCGACCCCCGTGTGAAGACAGACCCTCGACAGCGACCTCCTGATATGAAAAAGGAGTCCGATGGCGTTGCAGACCCACGGTTCTCCAGAGACCCCAGGAAGGTGAGACCAATGGAGCATAGTTCCTATCGCCAGCCGAGCCGTGCTGTTCCTCAGAAGCTTcctaaaggagatgaggatgatgaaggagagagggaactCAGGGACAAAGCTGTTCTCATCCCTCTAGACGCAAGCGCTGATGTGGGGCTGCGAGACCCTCGTTGCCAGTTAAAACAGTTTAGCCACATACGGGTGGACATCCTGCTCCAGCGCCCAGCCTTTGCACAGACAGTGGTGTGGGGACCTGAGGACCTCCTCCCTTCCCTAGTGCCCAAACAGGAGCACTCCATCAACCTGCCCCTTCCACCTCTAGTTGCAGATGCTCAGATGAACCGAACAAGCCTGCCTGACCATCCCCCCCCCGTCTCTAGCCCTCCATCTATTGACCCCAGACTGGTAGCTGCACGTTTGAAGGAACGTATGAGTCGATTGCCCTCTGGATCTCTCGAGTCTCGATCCAACACTGAAAGACCTGTAGATCCGCGTCAGCACAAGACTCTGGACCCCAGACTCAAGCGCACAGGGAGTCTGGACTCCAAGCTGCTGTGTCAGAAAGTGCCCTTCTCTGTGGGAGGAGTCGTGGACCCCAGGTTACAGAAGGCCAGTGTGAGCTCCTCTCCTCATGCTGTCCAAGTGAAGCCAGAGCCGGAGAGGCTGCCACCTTATGCCCCTCGGCTGGCATCGTCTGGTGGAGGACTAGAGAGTCCCACTACAATCCTAGGGGGCATCAGTCTGTACGACCCTCGTAATCAAACCGAGCAGGTTCAGAAGGAGCAAGCGGAGCCTCCCAGAAAGATTTTGAAGTTGAAACTCCTAGCTAAGAAAGACAATACTCCGCCACTCTCACCAACCCAACGAAGTTGCTCTTACGATGAGGCCAAAAGCACAGACGTCGCCTCGGATAAGCCTCCGCCTTCCAGTTCTCCCACAgtgcctcctgcctcacctGTCAAACCCCCTGCAGTTCATAACCTCCCCATCCAGGCACTGGCCGGGCTAATCCGACCCCAGTACACTGACCCGAGGCAGGCCAAACCAGGAGGACAGGTCTCCACGGGAGCACAAGAGGAGGCGGAAGGAAATAAgcaagaggaaaaggaggagcaaaagaaggaggaggccaTGGAGGGAGAACCAAAACGGGAAGATCCACAGGACGAGGCAGACGACAGGACACTTAAAGATGTGTTCAAGACTTTTGATCCCACTGCTTCCCCTTTCTGTCAGTAA
- the LOC117743958 gene encoding zinc finger CCCH domain-containing protein 6 isoform X1, translated as MASVSLVSSPPAPVLDKNMTDSELAGDEREDGELEDGEIDDEGIGIEEENKEAAAGKDTEKGKEKGKEKEEKTHRHSRKRYKKTREKRRSKRRRRDRQKHHSPSSSSSSDSYDSDYDRPERTKNRKSQGSDGQSSQHGRDSKGGHGNSQKSPQHKSSDFDKYSDYSDDKYDYNEEEEDYEDDMSEYPQSKESASQSRGRGRYAKDQMKRGSMRGMKQQQFGQRGRGRGSGPGRGRGMLYKNKKLKGKPWGGRGRGRGGDQGMEDMMPEGKNSSGFQKKRPIMSKEFINQHTVEHNGRYICKYFLEGRCIKGEQCKFEHELVIPDKKKELCKFYLQGYCSKGDNCIYMHNEYPCKFFHTGAKCYQGDNCKFSHEALNDVTKELLDKVKQKIINTEEENAREDELELEDLRKQGIAPLPKPPPGVGLLPTPGQSSPTDSQAGKKIPSLFEITVQPTVDLAQKIGLSGTNFSQNQGEGTDQFSGGSEDAQSGSMAPSGPSALPVPPPGSPVPMGHSTGPSMPQSPPGLHPPHRFPMPPPIPPGPPPPFHGNRPNLNPQNNMQMPPFPPIPDLQMLQSLFPFPSLGQNPVEFFGNFLRNQAMGPQGGQFDPGLAFMQNLQQQMGAESQLQSLPPAVQKAILLHLTQQQQESHPQGNEPQRAEGQEDNNANRDETTNWYSSDEEDGSCVSSILKSLKKQSAMQQSQSKPPQTAPVPALGDPRLVKERAPPSDPRVKTDPRQRPPDMKKESDGVADPRFSRDPRKVRPMEHSSYRQPSRAVPQKLPKGDEDDEGERELRDKAVLIPLDASADVGLRDPRCQLKQFSHIRVDILLQRPAFAQTVVWGPEDLLPSLVPKQEHSINLPLPPLVADAQMNRTSLPDHPPPVSSPPSIDPRLVAARLKERMSRLPSGSLESRSNTERPVDPRQHKTLDPRLKRTGSLDSKLLCQKVPFSVGGVVDPRLQKASVSSSPHAVQVKPEPERLPPYAPRLASSGGGLESPTTILGGISLYDPRNQTEQVQKEQAEPPRKILKLKLLAKKDNTPPLSPTQRSCSYDEAKSTDVASDKPPPSSSPTVPPASPVKPPAVHNLPIQALAGLIRPQYTDPRQAKPGGQVSTGAQEEAEGNKQEEKEEQKKEEAMEGEPKREDPQDEADDRTLKDVFKTFDPTASPFCQ; from the exons AGAGGATGGCGAACTGGAAGATGGAGAAATAGATGATGAAGGCATTGGAATcgaagaggaaaacaaagaggCTGCAGCGGGGAAAGACACAGAGAAGggaaaggagaaaggaaaagagaaagaagagaagactCACAGGCACTCCAGGAAAAGATACAAAAAGACTcgagagaagaggaggtccAAAAGGAGGCGGCGCGACAGACAGAAA cACCACTCCccctccagcagctccagctcgGACAGTTATGACTCTGACTATGACCGACCAGAAAGAACCAAAAACCGCAAGAGCCAGGGATCTGATGGCCAGTCCTCTCAG CATGGACGGGATTCAAAGGGCGGCCATGGCAACTCACAGAAGTCCCCGCAGCACAAGAGCAGTGATTTTGACAAATACAGCGATTACAGTGATGACAAGTATGACTataatgaagaggaggaggattacGAAGATGACATGTCCGAGTATCCGCAGTCAAAAGAGTCCGCTTCCCAGAGTCGTGGAAGAGGACGCTATGCCAAAGAccagatgaagagaggaagcaTGAGGGGGATGAAACAACAGCAGT TtgggcagagaggaagaggcagagggagcGGCCCAGGAAGAGGGCGTGGGATGCTCTACAAGAACAAGAAGCTGAAGGGCAAACCGTGGGGAGGACGTGGACGAGGTCGAGGAGGAGACCAGGGCATGGAAGACATGATGCCA GAAGGAAAAAATTCCTCCGGATTTCAGAAGAAACGGCCAATTATGAGCAAGGAGTTTATCAATCAGCACACAGTTGAACACAACGGTCGATACATCTGCAAGTATTTCCTGGAGGGCAGATGTATCAAG GGGGAACAGTGCAAGTTTGAACATGAGCTCGTCATACCAGATAAGAAAAAGGAACTTTGTAAGTTTTACCTGCAAGGATACTGCAGCAAAGGAGATAATTGCATTTATATGCACA ATGAATACCCGTGCAAGTTCTTTCATACTGGAGCCAAATGTTATCAAGGGGACAACTGCAAATTTTCCCACGAGGCTTTGAACGATGTGACTAAAGAGTTGCTTGATAAGGTAAAACAAAAG ATAATTAACACTGAGGAGGAGAACGCCCGTGAGGACGAGTTGGAGCTGGAGGATCTGAGAAAGCAGGGTATCGCCCCACTTCCGAAGCCTCCACCCGGGGTGGGGTTGCTGCCCACTCCCGGTCAGAGCAGTCCTACAGACAGCCAAGCGGGGAAGAAGATCCCCTCCCTGTTTGAAATCACGGTTCAACCTACTGTTGACTTGGCACAAAAAATTGGTTTGAG TGGAACCAACTTCTCCCAGAATCAGGGTGAAGGCACCGATCAGTTTAGCGGCGGCTCAGAGGATGCGCAGAGTGGAAGTATGGCGCCTTCAGGCccctctgcacttcctgttcctccacCTGGATCTCCTGTTCCCATGGGTCACTCCACTGGACCTTCCATGCCACAGAGCCCCCCCGGGCTGCACCCACCACACAGATTTCCAATGCCGCCACCAATCCCCCCGGGTCCACCCCCACCCTTCCATGGAAACCGACCCAATCTCAATCCTCAGAACAATATGCAGATGCCTCCGTTCCCTCCTATACCAGATCTACAGATGCTGCAGAGTCTCTTCCCTTTTCCGTCGTTGGGTCAAAACCCAGTAGAGTTCTTCGGCAACTTCCTCCGAAACCAGGCCATGGGTCCACAAGGAGGTCAAT TCGACCCTGGTCTGGCCTTCATGCAGAACCTCCAGCAGCAGATGGGTGCGGAGTCGCAGTTGCAATCCTTACCACCAGCTGTACAGAAGGCCATTTTATTACACCTGacgcagcagcaacaggagTCACATCCACAGGGAAATGAGCCACAGAGAGCAGAGGGCCAGGAGGATAACAATGCAAACAGAG ACGAAACTACAAACTGGTACTCAAGTGATGAGGAGGATGGGAGTTGTGTTTCCTCCATCCTTAAATCTCTTAAGAAGCAGAGTGCGATGCAGCAGTCTCAGTCAAAGCCCCCCCAGACTGCCCCAGTTCCAGCACTGGGTGATCCTCGGCTTGTGAAGGAGAGGGCCCCACCCAGCGACCCCCGTGTGAAGACAGACCCTCGACAGCGACCTCCTGATATGAAAAAGGAGTCCGATGGCGTTGCAGACCCACGGTTCTCCAGAGACCCCAGGAAGGTGAGACCAATGGAGCATAGTTCCTATCGCCAGCCGAGCCGTGCTGTTCCTCAGAAGCTTcctaaaggagatgaggatgatgaaggagagagggaactCAGGGACAAAGCTGTTCTCATCCCTCTAGACGCAAGCGCTGATGTGGGGCTGCGAGACCCTCGTTGCCAGTTAAAACAGTTTAGCCACATACGGGTGGACATCCTGCTCCAGCGCCCAGCCTTTGCACAGACAGTGGTGTGGGGACCTGAGGACCTCCTCCCTTCCCTAGTGCCCAAACAGGAGCACTCCATCAACCTGCCCCTTCCACCTCTAGTTGCAGATGCTCAGATGAACCGAACAAGCCTGCCTGACCATCCCCCCCCCGTCTCTAGCCCTCCATCTATTGACCCCAGACTGGTAGCTGCACGTTTGAAGGAACGTATGAGTCGATTGCCCTCTGGATCTCTCGAGTCTCGATCCAACACTGAAAGACCTGTAGATCCGCGTCAGCACAAGACTCTGGACCCCAGACTCAAGCGCACAGGGAGTCTGGACTCCAAGCTGCTGTGTCAGAAAGTGCCCTTCTCTGTGGGAGGAGTCGTGGACCCCAGGTTACAGAAGGCCAGTGTGAGCTCCTCTCCTCATGCTGTCCAAGTGAAGCCAGAGCCGGAGAGGCTGCCACCTTATGCCCCTCGGCTGGCATCGTCTGGTGGAGGACTAGAGAGTCCCACTACAATCCTAGGGGGCATCAGTCTGTACGACCCTCGTAATCAAACCGAGCAGGTTCAGAAGGAGCAAGCGGAGCCTCCCAGAAAGATTTTGAAGTTGAAACTCCTAGCTAAGAAAGACAATACTCCGCCACTCTCACCAACCCAACGAAGTTGCTCTTACGATGAGGCCAAAAGCACAGACGTCGCCTCGGATAAGCCTCCGCCTTCCAGTTCTCCCACAgtgcctcctgcctcacctGTCAAACCCCCTGCAGTTCATAACCTCCCCATCCAGGCACTGGCCGGGCTAATCCGACCCCAGTACACTGACCCGAGGCAGGCCAAACCAGGAGGACAGGTCTCCACGGGAGCACAAGAGGAGGCGGAAGGAAATAAgcaagaggaaaaggaggagcaaaagaaggaggaggccaTGGAGGGAGAACCAAAACGGGAAGATCCACAGGACGAGGCAGACGACAGGACACTTAAAGATGTGTTCAAGACTTTTGATCCCACTGCTTCCCCTTTCTGTCAGTAA
- the LOC117743958 gene encoding zinc finger CCCH domain-containing protein 6 isoform X6, with protein sequence MFSPCQLGQRGRGRGSGPGRGRGMLYKNKKLKGKPWGGRGRGRGGDQGMEDMMPEGKNSSGFQKKRPIMSKEFINQHTVEHNGRYICKYFLEGRCIKGEQCKFEHELVIPDKKKELCKFYLQGYCSKGDNCIYMHNEYPCKFFHTGAKCYQGDNCKFSHEALNDVTKELLDKVKQKIINTEEENAREDELELEDLRKQGIAPLPKPPPGVGLLPTPGQSSPTDSQAGKKIPSLFEITVQPTVDLAQKIGLSGTNFSQNQGEGTDQFSGGSEDAQSGSMAPSGPSALPVPPPGSPVPMGHSTGPSMPQSPPGLHPPHRFPMPPPIPPGPPPPFHGNRPNLNPQNNMQMPPFPPIPDLQMLQSLFPFPSLGQNPVEFFGNFLRNQAMGPQGGQFDPGLAFMQNLQQQMGAESQLQSLPPAVQKAILLHLTQQQQESHPQGNEPQRAEGQEDNNANRDETTNWYSSDEEDGSCVSSILKSLKKQSAMQQSQSKPPQTAPVPALGDPRLVKERAPPSDPRVKTDPRQRPPDMKKESDGVADPRFSRDPRKVRPMEHSSYRQPSRAVPQKLPKGDEDDEGERELRDKAVLIPLDASADVGLRDPRCQLKQFSHIRVDILLQRPAFAQTVVWGPEDLLPSLVPKQEHSINLPLPPLVADAQMNRTSLPDHPPPVSSPPSIDPRLVAARLKERMSRLPSGSLESRSNTERPVDPRQHKTLDPRLKRTGSLDSKLLCQKVPFSVGGVVDPRLQKASVSSSPHAVQVKPEPERLPPYAPRLASSGGGLESPTTILGGISLYDPRNQTEQVQKEQAEPPRKILKLKLLAKKDNTPPLSPTQRSCSYDEAKSTDVASDKPPPSSSPTVPPASPVKPPAVHNLPIQALAGLIRPQYTDPRQAKPGGQVSTGAQEEAEGNKQEEKEEQKKEEAMEGEPKREDPQDEADDRTLKDVFKTFDPTASPFCQ encoded by the exons atgttctccccgtgtcaac TtgggcagagaggaagaggcagagggagcGGCCCAGGAAGAGGGCGTGGGATGCTCTACAAGAACAAGAAGCTGAAGGGCAAACCGTGGGGAGGACGTGGACGAGGTCGAGGAGGAGACCAGGGCATGGAAGACATGATGCCA GAAGGAAAAAATTCCTCCGGATTTCAGAAGAAACGGCCAATTATGAGCAAGGAGTTTATCAATCAGCACACAGTTGAACACAACGGTCGATACATCTGCAAGTATTTCCTGGAGGGCAGATGTATCAAG GGGGAACAGTGCAAGTTTGAACATGAGCTCGTCATACCAGATAAGAAAAAGGAACTTTGTAAGTTTTACCTGCAAGGATACTGCAGCAAAGGAGATAATTGCATTTATATGCACA ATGAATACCCGTGCAAGTTCTTTCATACTGGAGCCAAATGTTATCAAGGGGACAACTGCAAATTTTCCCACGAGGCTTTGAACGATGTGACTAAAGAGTTGCTTGATAAGGTAAAACAAAAG ATAATTAACACTGAGGAGGAGAACGCCCGTGAGGACGAGTTGGAGCTGGAGGATCTGAGAAAGCAGGGTATCGCCCCACTTCCGAAGCCTCCACCCGGGGTGGGGTTGCTGCCCACTCCCGGTCAGAGCAGTCCTACAGACAGCCAAGCGGGGAAGAAGATCCCCTCCCTGTTTGAAATCACGGTTCAACCTACTGTTGACTTGGCACAAAAAATTGGTTTGAG TGGAACCAACTTCTCCCAGAATCAGGGTGAAGGCACCGATCAGTTTAGCGGCGGCTCAGAGGATGCGCAGAGTGGAAGTATGGCGCCTTCAGGCccctctgcacttcctgttcctccacCTGGATCTCCTGTTCCCATGGGTCACTCCACTGGACCTTCCATGCCACAGAGCCCCCCCGGGCTGCACCCACCACACAGATTTCCAATGCCGCCACCAATCCCCCCGGGTCCACCCCCACCCTTCCATGGAAACCGACCCAATCTCAATCCTCAGAACAATATGCAGATGCCTCCGTTCCCTCCTATACCAGATCTACAGATGCTGCAGAGTCTCTTCCCTTTTCCGTCGTTGGGTCAAAACCCAGTAGAGTTCTTCGGCAACTTCCTCCGAAACCAGGCCATGGGTCCACAAGGAGGTCAAT TCGACCCTGGTCTGGCCTTCATGCAGAACCTCCAGCAGCAGATGGGTGCGGAGTCGCAGTTGCAATCCTTACCACCAGCTGTACAGAAGGCCATTTTATTACACCTGacgcagcagcaacaggagTCACATCCACAGGGAAATGAGCCACAGAGAGCAGAGGGCCAGGAGGATAACAATGCAAACAGAG ACGAAACTACAAACTGGTACTCAAGTGATGAGGAGGATGGGAGTTGTGTTTCCTCCATCCTTAAATCTCTTAAGAAGCAGAGTGCGATGCAGCAGTCTCAGTCAAAGCCCCCCCAGACTGCCCCAGTTCCAGCACTGGGTGATCCTCGGCTTGTGAAGGAGAGGGCCCCACCCAGCGACCCCCGTGTGAAGACAGACCCTCGACAGCGACCTCCTGATATGAAAAAGGAGTCCGATGGCGTTGCAGACCCACGGTTCTCCAGAGACCCCAGGAAGGTGAGACCAATGGAGCATAGTTCCTATCGCCAGCCGAGCCGTGCTGTTCCTCAGAAGCTTcctaaaggagatgaggatgatgaaggagagagggaactCAGGGACAAAGCTGTTCTCATCCCTCTAGACGCAAGCGCTGATGTGGGGCTGCGAGACCCTCGTTGCCAGTTAAAACAGTTTAGCCACATACGGGTGGACATCCTGCTCCAGCGCCCAGCCTTTGCACAGACAGTGGTGTGGGGACCTGAGGACCTCCTCCCTTCCCTAGTGCCCAAACAGGAGCACTCCATCAACCTGCCCCTTCCACCTCTAGTTGCAGATGCTCAGATGAACCGAACAAGCCTGCCTGACCATCCCCCCCCCGTCTCTAGCCCTCCATCTATTGACCCCAGACTGGTAGCTGCACGTTTGAAGGAACGTATGAGTCGATTGCCCTCTGGATCTCTCGAGTCTCGATCCAACACTGAAAGACCTGTAGATCCGCGTCAGCACAAGACTCTGGACCCCAGACTCAAGCGCACAGGGAGTCTGGACTCCAAGCTGCTGTGTCAGAAAGTGCCCTTCTCTGTGGGAGGAGTCGTGGACCCCAGGTTACAGAAGGCCAGTGTGAGCTCCTCTCCTCATGCTGTCCAAGTGAAGCCAGAGCCGGAGAGGCTGCCACCTTATGCCCCTCGGCTGGCATCGTCTGGTGGAGGACTAGAGAGTCCCACTACAATCCTAGGGGGCATCAGTCTGTACGACCCTCGTAATCAAACCGAGCAGGTTCAGAAGGAGCAAGCGGAGCCTCCCAGAAAGATTTTGAAGTTGAAACTCCTAGCTAAGAAAGACAATACTCCGCCACTCTCACCAACCCAACGAAGTTGCTCTTACGATGAGGCCAAAAGCACAGACGTCGCCTCGGATAAGCCTCCGCCTTCCAGTTCTCCCACAgtgcctcctgcctcacctGTCAAACCCCCTGCAGTTCATAACCTCCCCATCCAGGCACTGGCCGGGCTAATCCGACCCCAGTACACTGACCCGAGGCAGGCCAAACCAGGAGGACAGGTCTCCACGGGAGCACAAGAGGAGGCGGAAGGAAATAAgcaagaggaaaaggaggagcaaaagaaggaggaggccaTGGAGGGAGAACCAAAACGGGAAGATCCACAGGACGAGGCAGACGACAGGACACTTAAAGATGTGTTCAAGACTTTTGATCCCACTGCTTCCCCTTTCTGTCAGTAA